The following are from one region of the Roseobacter fucihabitans genome:
- a CDS encoding NnrU family protein produces MALLIVGLILWVGTHYFKRLAPAQRAGMGNTGRIVTTIGIVAGLILMIIGYRAADFITVWNPPGFLTHVNNTLMLVALWVYGSSAAKGAKAWPAYKTRHPQLLGFKLWAFAHLLVNGDLASIILFGGLLAWAVGSVILINRAEPDWTPPAPAGKVTYIRLVVITLVLYVLIAAVHVWLGVLPFGG; encoded by the coding sequence ATGGCTCTTTTAATCGTCGGACTGATCCTTTGGGTCGGGACACATTATTTCAAACGCCTCGCCCCCGCGCAACGCGCCGGTATGGGCAATACGGGCCGGATCGTGACCACGATCGGCATCGTTGCGGGCCTGATCCTGATGATCATCGGATACCGGGCAGCGGATTTTATCACGGTCTGGAACCCGCCCGGCTTCCTCACGCATGTGAATAATACGCTGATGCTCGTTGCGCTCTGGGTCTATGGATCGAGTGCGGCAAAGGGTGCAAAGGCCTGGCCCGCTTATAAAACCCGCCATCCGCAACTGCTGGGCTTCAAGCTCTGGGCTTTCGCGCATTTGCTGGTGAATGGGGATCTGGCCTCGATCATTCTCTTTGGCGGATTGCTGGCCTGGGCCGTGGGCTCGGTGATCCTGATCAACCGCGCTGAGCCCGATTGGACACCGCCCGCACCTGCGGGCAAGGTCACCTACATCAGGTTGGTTGTCATCACGCTTGTGCTCTATGTGCTGATCGCGGCGGTGCATGTCTGGCTGGGCGTCTTGCCCTTTGGCGGCTGA
- a CDS encoding DUF1737 domain-containing protein: MKLYRFLSEEDTSTFCHKVTEALNKGWELYGSPTQTFDHAAGLMRCGQAVVKEVSGTYTPDTKLGAQ, translated from the coding sequence ATGAAACTCTATCGATTTCTTTCCGAAGAGGACACCTCGACCTTTTGCCATAAGGTGACGGAAGCGCTCAACAAGGGCTGGGAGTTATACGGCTCCCCGACCCAGACCTTTGATCACGCGGCGGGTCTCATGCGCTGTGGTCAAGCGGTGGTAAAAGAAGTGAGCGGCACCTATACGCCTGACACCAAACTGGGGGCGCAGTGA